The window CAGATTAgcaatgtttctgtttgtgaaatCCAGTGCATTTTTAgttgtttattttcacacacatccttggaaaaaaaaaatccttgttttgtaatttttttttgttgtctttgcgCTGTTGATGCAAGTCATTTAATAAAGTTGGATAAGTAGTAGCAGCAGTGTCATGTGGCGTTGTGGTTAATGTGGAGAGCATTCTGGCTGCAGTCAGACTGGAAACATGATCCAATCTGCCTTCTATGTGTGCTGTTTCTGTATTTTGACAGAATTCATCACTGTCAGTTATCTTAGTAACGAAGAATGAGATTGTTAGTCAATCCATCTCCAAACATTATGGTGTTCAACACATTTTCCACAAGATGAGTCGACTAAATTGGATtaaacattttgtcattttgagcTTCTGACAATCACCAATTTATTAAAGTACATTTTCCCTACAATACCAAACATTTATATGAACCTTTTAAGGTATTTACTCCTgaagaagctttttttcttccaacatTTGGGGGTTTAAGGTATAGATAAGATTCGCTCAGCAGACATATTCatgaagtactttttttttttttttttttaaatgttgatgaGGAAAGTAGCTGAACTTCCTTCATCCTTGGGATGTTTTTAAGCACAGCGGAGCCACACCATGATGGAGTTGGCTGGGAGGAGtgggttcgggttcgggttcgggttcgggttcTGGGCGTCAGTCAGTGGTGCCGCCGGCACAGTCGCTGGACTGAAGATGGGACTGAAGACTGCTGAGGGTCCAGGCTTAACCAGGGCGGGCAGATTGCCTGAGATGTGGACACTGAAGAAGagagctgcagaaagaaaacaggattTTAGCCGACTTACTGAAACTGGAGTCATTGTGTGACTGGAATTTGTCTATGAAAACAAGGCAGTATTTTCATAATCATTTAACCAACCCAGGATTGTACTGAAATCTCCATATTTATGATTAAAAGTCATTAGAAGACTCACGTCCAGAGAAGACGTAGTACTGGTATCCGTTGCCAACTTGAGGATTCTCAAGGCTCAGGGCAGAGGTgacaggggtggggaatcccTTCAGAGCCATCTTGATGTTGATCTCTCCACTCAGAAGAACTTCTGAATGAGACAAAGAAGGAAGCGTTGAGAGGATGAGCGGTGAGTGTGGAGGGTCTTTTGTAAACCCTGATCAACATTCGGGGAAAAGAAACTGCAGTCGGGAGACCGACCTGCCTGCCGAGCAACGCGTCTCACGGAGGAGCTCTGTGGGTTCTTGGCGCACGAAGGAACGCTGGCTGGTGGGAAAGTGAACCTCTGCATGATGTCTcctggaaaaacacagcaggaagagTCCTTTCAGTCAGCATCACTTCGGGCTTATTCATCTTTGAAGAGAAAGCTTTTCAGGGAGCAGGGTTTGTGATGTTTTAACAGAAGCattaagtccagcagcagcttcctcccTGTGCCTCTGGTAGTTCATTCGTGTTCTCACCGTTCCTGAAGAAGAAAACCGTTTCTGCTCTGCCGCTGGTTGCTGGCACTGCCAGCGCTGCACTGATTCCTCCTGTCAGACCCGGAAACTCATTGGCCAAAGGTTTGGGGAACCCCGGCTCCAGCACCAGGTTCCCATCTAAACGCCAGTATTGATCCCCCTGGAGACGAACGCgaggaaagaaaagaactgTTTACACACTCGGCTGTATAGTTTTACATATGTTGAAGtgattttacttgatttttttttttttttgttagacaTTTGTCCAACAAATGAGCAGACTGCACGCCACTGGTGAAGTAAGTAACGTCGAACACAGTGGTTATTGATGATGATTGATTATAGCAATAAATACCTTAATAATGTAGGTGTTTCTCTGACAGTTGGGGCGCGTGAAGACGGTATCGATGGGAGAGGCGACACCCAGAGTGTCTGTGATGCTCTGTGGACGACCCACCAAACGAGTGACGGGGTCCACTGCCCAGAAGAGCTCACCTGAcacatgcaaaaacacaaattaccCCAAAGCCAAAGACCACAAGCCGCTCTGGTACATCACCATACTCGGCTTTCTCAAATCAAATCTGTATCATAACAATACAGTCACATTAAACTACACAACATCTGtcattcacattttttcatgttatgactttttttttttattgctaacCTTTAAATATCAGTATGGTCCCATTGCTGAGAGCTGTGAGTCCATTGATGGGCGAATTACTGCACAGGTGAAGATCATCGAGGCGTCCTGTTACAGCGACATAAAGACACACGTTAGTCTGAACAACGAATGCTCTCACCCAGACTCACCCTGAAGGTCACTGCTCCTACCTGCCGCCGGTGCCTGAAACCCTCCGTTCACCACCGAGAGCCCCAACGCCTGCGCGACGTCCTGCAGGGTGTTCGGTCTGGCAACAGCCGGATCAGCTGGAGCCGAGGAAAGAGATCGCACGACTGGATTCAGCTCTAGATATTTATCTAAAACGCATCTGGGACGAACAGCTGTGAAAGTTTCACAATTTTTGAATAATTGTTTCAAATATGAAATAAGATGTGAGGAAATAACCATGATTTATCCCAGGAGAAGTGGCTTCATGGCCCCCCGGGGAGAGCACCAGCTGGAAGTTCACTCTTCCACCAGAACCCGACGGGTTGACAGGAGCACTGTTACCGGGCAGATTGGAGCCAGCGGGAGCGTTACTCACGCCTTTAGATGGAAAGTAAGCAAAGAAATGACTATAGCCTCCGTACATGAGCTCAGAAACATGTTTATACAGATGAAAAATAATACAAGAAAAGAAATGCTCCAAACCGTGTTGCAGAGCTTGTACTGTCAGGGGTTTGAGGCCTGAAGCACTTGGACACCGACCCCCAGGGTACTGTGAGCAACGACGGGTAACTGCACAAATATGGATAAAAAtgagttttggttttttttttccacagtaatAAAACACTGGAAGGAATCATGTTTGGTGCAGGACATCAGGCATTAACTGATTTCAGACATGCATTTTGGTGGATCTGGACAAAACCAGAGccacttttttattgtttgagtTCGCCGACAGAATTCGGAGACAAAATGGTTAAAAGATTCCTGACGATATGTTGCCACTGATTAAAAATGGATCAGATTTGCCCCACAGTGAGAAATGCATCAGACATTAGCTGAAGTTGCACTTTAGTTATGGCATTTTCCcacagtaaaaaagaaaagaaaatgaaaatgctctTATCATTTTGCATTCCTTGTGGAAGAGTGAAGTTTAATCTGCTCAGTGTTTGAGGCACTTATTTCAGAAGTGAAGGTTTTCATCTCAGTTCGCTGACACACATAAAATCAACATTAGATCTACCTGTGTACCATTCCTCGCTATCGCTGTTGGATCTTTTCCTGCCACTGTCTAAAATCCGTATTCCTGAAGAAgaggaaatattttaaaaagggATGTAACAACAGAAATTAGCTTACAAACAGTGATACTTTGATATCTTCATTTGTGAACAATTTGATCATATCGTATTTATTATTCCTATTTTTCAAGGtaactgttttggttttttgcaACGTTGCTACTTATTGGCTTAAAACATCAGATTTTCCACATTTCCTCGGATCGCCTCTCCAGGGTTTAGTACACTCAAACTCAATCCTACAAATTCATATATACTTATTTTAAATGCTTTCATTCATGCAGAACAAATGTAGTGCTGTTAAACCACATTGAAGCCATGAGGTCTGGACAGCTGTCCGTGTAGCAGCATTAAAAGATCATACAAGAGTAAAAAGCTACACTCGTTGGTTAGTTGATGGGCATCAATGGCGACAAACCTGAAGTGGAGGCTCTTTGAGGCAGTAAGGTATTCGGTTGTGAGACTGACACCCGGGCATCTGTGAACAGACGACAATATAGATGCACATCAAAAAAAGTGGGCAGGTGTTCATACGTTTCTTCAGTACAGTTATTGGGACATTGTTCATGTTACAGTCTTGGTCGGTGGTTCTTACCACACTGCTGCTGGTAGTCCTGACAACAGGTGTTGTAGACCGCACACATTggatcacattcacacagctggCCTCGCTTGAACGCCTCTCCACAGCGACCCTGACAGGACCGAGCTGCGGACAGAGCAACAGTCAGATCAGAAGTGGACATGCAGAGCTTTACATGTGAAGATTAAACCTGGAGCCATCAGAGAACAGACGTGATGAAagacacattcatccattcatgatACAGCTCCACTGCCTGATTGTCTCAACACCTGTAAATCCCAGAGCGACAGACAGTCACATTCAAAAAACATGAGGTAGTAATTATCATTTTAAGTGAGTGTGGAGTTAGTGTCTATTTTAACTAtatcttttctttaaaatctcTTGAAAATATGACCCAAACATGAAGACATGTCTTCtacaaataaaagcagcagaggaatggacgtcaaaaatgtatgaaaaaaaaaaacataaaaaatgtatAATATCTAATATAATAGCATAAAAAGTCTCCAGAGTTTTGGAATTTGTTAGTCCAACACTCTCAGTTAGCACATACTATATGGATTAAAACAAAAGTATATGCCCAATTCAGTATTTCCCTCATATTTAGTTTAATATCATTAAAGTCATGTATTAATtacttccacttcctgtcactttCTCTATTTACATTACTTTTATCACATGATTCGCTCCCACATTCCAGTTTATGCGaagaaacaagaacaaataCTTTTGAATTGTCACACTAAATAAAAaccagagctgcagagacacagactTTTCTacaagttaaaaagaaaatagtaTTTCTGGAAGTGAAAAGTGTTACAGTGACCATTAAGTGtgctgtttgttattttaatatGATGTCTTACCGGTGGTGCAGACGGCCTCGAAGTCTTGGCAGCACTCATTATGTTGCAGACAGCTGAAATCACACTTGCACTGTTTTCCCCTGGTGAAAATCTCCCCACAGCGGCCAGAGCAGCTGCCTGCAGAGAGGATTTATTTCACTGTGATCTACTCTCTGCTATCCTGCATGCAGTTTTTTATATTTCAAGGTTCTACTTTTaacatatatgtatatgttgCAAAAGACAGGAAGCTTAAGTTATAGTGGGGGATTTTATGTGTAATCACGTCGCCAGGAGGGTGAAATAGATGAAATACAATTGTTATGCATTTCAAAAAATAATAGATATGTATGAATTAACATCATCACATTTGATAATCATGGCATCTAAATAATAACTGACAGATTTCAAAATATGTACCTGGTCCAGCAGCAACCACAGAAGCCACAAGGCCGAGAAAGACGAATCCCACGAACGTTTTCATCATCATCTTAATCCAAGACAAAGTAATCCAGAAACTGAACTGCAAAAGTCAGACAGACAGGCGGTTTGAGAGACAGATATTATCACAATGAGTGAAATAAAGTGAGGGAATCGGTTACCTCCTCTGTGTGTCGCCACTCCGCTTCTCTCAGagtgtcagtctgctggtctTATATACGAGGCAAAGGTTGTGAGACTGGACATTTTTAATtaggatcacacacacacacgcgcacacacacacacacagacactacACCCACAGACTAATTAAAAACAGCCAAGACGTACTTAAGCTTCCTACACTGTCAGTAAACTCACTCCTACACACAATCAAGCTTTTTCAAGACTTTAAGTGGAAAGTAATTCATTAGAAGTTACTTTAACTGTATTTGTGTAGCGACACCATATAGAGCAGTCTGTCTGCTCAGGAGTACAGCAAGTACCATGATGCACCTCACCAATAAGAGATAGCAAAAATATACATCATGAAAAACTTCAAAGAT of the Salarias fasciatus chromosome 18, fSalaFa1.1, whole genome shotgun sequence genome contains:
- the prg4a gene encoding proteoglycan 4a; the encoded protein is MPDPAVARPNTLQDVAQALGLSVVNGGFQAPAAGRLDDLHLCSNSPINGLTALSNGTILIFKGELFWAVDPVTRLVGRPQSITDTLGVASPIDTVFTRPNCQRNTYIIKGDQYWRLDGNLVLEPGFPKPLANEFPGLTGGISAALAVPATSGRAETVFFFRNGDIMQRFTFPPASVPSCAKNPQSSSVRRVARQAEVLLSGEINIKMALKGFPTPVTSALSLENPQVGNGYQYYVFSGPLFFSVHISGNLPALVKPGPSAVFSPIFSPATVPAAPLTDAQNPNPNPNPNPLLPANSIMVWLRCA